The proteins below come from a single Geobacillus thermoleovorans genomic window:
- the cls gene encoding cardiolipin synthase: MVVISVIAIVLLLVYLDDKLGQFIFRNGRKKVVYPERRSDISLYINGRHLFSDYFAELGRARDHIHVLFYIIKNDETSAPFFQILKEKAAAGVKVRVLTDWIGSFGLPKALIRSLEESGVEFAYARKPRFPFFIYRLNRRNHRKITVIDGRVGYIGGFNIGREYNGKDANFGEWRDYHLKVNGEGVHDLQEQFLHDWEEATGRTVPDKHRYFPPLSAGAIRHQLVATNGAALEEQFIEVIRQAKKEIMIGSPYFIPSRPLFNELMQALRRGVRVTVLVPLKADHLFVKEAAYPYFYRLLKAGARIYRFYQGFYHAKTLVIDEEWCDVGTANFDRRSLFLNSEINCYVFDRAFTRLVKRAIERDLLRAEPLTVDFWQKRSLLDRGKQSISQLISAWL, translated from the coding sequence ATGGTCGTCATTTCCGTCATTGCCATCGTATTGCTGCTTGTTTATCTTGATGACAAGCTTGGACAGTTCATCTTCCGCAATGGGCGCAAAAAAGTCGTCTACCCGGAGCGGAGAAGCGATATTTCCCTCTATATCAACGGCAGGCATTTATTTTCTGATTACTTCGCTGAACTAGGCCGCGCCCGCGATCATATTCACGTCTTGTTTTACATTATAAAAAATGACGAAACGAGCGCGCCATTTTTCCAGATTTTAAAGGAAAAAGCAGCTGCCGGCGTGAAAGTGCGAGTGTTGACCGATTGGATCGGCAGCTTTGGACTGCCGAAAGCGCTCATCCGTTCGCTCGAGGAAAGCGGGGTGGAGTTCGCCTATGCCCGAAAGCCGCGCTTTCCGTTTTTCATTTACCGCCTCAACCGCCGCAACCATCGGAAAATTACGGTCATCGACGGTCGGGTCGGCTACATCGGCGGCTTTAACATCGGCCGTGAATACAACGGAAAAGACGCCAACTTCGGCGAATGGCGCGATTACCACTTAAAAGTGAACGGCGAAGGGGTTCACGACTTGCAAGAACAGTTTTTGCACGACTGGGAAGAAGCAACGGGCCGGACGGTGCCTGACAAACATCGCTACTTCCCGCCGCTTTCGGCCGGCGCCATTCGCCATCAGCTCGTCGCCACCAACGGCGCTGCCCTTGAAGAACAGTTTATCGAGGTCATCCGCCAGGCGAAAAAAGAAATTATGATCGGCAGCCCATACTTCATCCCAAGCCGGCCGCTGTTTAACGAGCTCATGCAAGCGCTTCGGCGCGGGGTGCGTGTGACCGTCCTTGTGCCGCTGAAGGCGGACCATTTATTTGTCAAAGAGGCTGCCTATCCGTACTTTTATCGACTCTTGAAAGCCGGCGCGCGCATTTACCGCTTTTACCAAGGATTTTACCATGCAAAAACGCTCGTCATCGATGAGGAGTGGTGCGACGTCGGCACAGCAAATTTCGATCGGCGCAGCTTGTTTTTAAACAGCGAAATCAACTGCTATGTGTTTGACCGCGCGTTTACCCGCCTCGTCAAACGGGCGATCGAGCGCGATTTGTTGCGCGCCGAGCCGCTGACGGTCGACTTTTGGCAAAAACGTTCGCTTCTTGACCGCGGCAAACAGTCGATTTCCCAGCTCATCTCCGCCTGGCTTTGA
- a CDS encoding heterodisulfide reductase-related iron-sulfur binding cluster: MNALLVVNWLAFLLVTAYAIYLFAYVVKTRAMYIKLGKKFEFDHKVKERLRNIWVNVFGQKKLLKDKKSGLIHVVFFYGFILVQFGAIDFIIKGLAPGAHLPLGPLYAGFTFFQEIVTLLILIAVLAAFYRRYIEKLVRLKRDLKAGLVLIFIAGLMLSVLFGNGMSIIWHGEEATWSEPVASLIAAAFSWVGETGAAVLFFIAWWVHLLILLTFLVYVPQSKHAHLIAAPINVFFSRLTRPKLAPIHFEDESQESFGVGKIEDFTQKQLIDLYACVECGRCTSMCPATGTGKMLSPMDLILKLRDHLTEKGAVVTSRTPWVPAFAFKHTRGNQLAFAAASEQAATIEMPSLIGDVITEEEIWACTTCRNCEDQCPVMNEHVDKIIDLRRYLVLTEGRMNPDAQRAMTNIERQGNPWGLNRKERENWRELRDDVHVPTVKEAAKAGEEIEYLFWVGSMGSYDSRSQKIALAFAKLLNEAGVKFAILGNKEKNSGDTPRRLGNEFLFQELATNNIAEFEKAGVKKIVTIDPHAYNTFKNEYPDFGFEAEVYHHTELLAKLIEEGRLVPKHPVNERITFHDSCYLGRYNDVYDAPRKILRAIPGVELVEMERNRERAMCCGAGGGLMWMEETTGNRINVARTEQALAVNPTVISSGCPYCLTMLSDGTKAKEVEDRVFTYDVAEILAKSVFGEEKEEAAS, translated from the coding sequence ATGAATGCCTTGTTGGTGGTGAACTGGCTCGCGTTTTTGCTTGTAACCGCTTACGCAATTTACTTGTTTGCATATGTCGTAAAAACGCGGGCGATGTACATCAAACTCGGCAAAAAATTCGAGTTTGACCACAAAGTAAAAGAGCGGCTGCGAAACATCTGGGTCAACGTGTTCGGCCAGAAAAAGCTGCTCAAGGACAAAAAAAGCGGACTGATCCACGTCGTCTTTTTCTATGGCTTTATTCTCGTTCAATTTGGCGCGATTGATTTCATCATCAAAGGGCTTGCGCCGGGGGCGCATTTGCCGCTTGGGCCGCTGTATGCGGGATTTACGTTTTTCCAAGAAATCGTTACCTTGCTTATTTTGATCGCGGTGCTCGCCGCCTTTTACCGCCGTTACATTGAAAAGCTCGTCCGTTTAAAGCGCGACTTGAAAGCTGGGCTTGTCCTCATCTTCATCGCCGGGCTCATGCTGTCGGTGTTGTTCGGCAACGGGATGAGCATCATTTGGCACGGCGAAGAAGCGACATGGAGCGAGCCGGTCGCCTCGCTTATTGCTGCCGCGTTTTCCTGGGTCGGCGAAACGGGGGCTGCGGTGCTCTTCTTTATCGCCTGGTGGGTGCATCTGTTGATTTTGCTCACGTTCCTCGTGTACGTGCCGCAATCAAAGCACGCCCATTTGATCGCTGCGCCGATCAACGTCTTTTTCAGCCGGCTGACGCGGCCGAAGCTTGCCCCGATCCATTTTGAAGACGAAAGCCAAGAATCGTTTGGCGTCGGCAAAATTGAGGATTTCACGCAAAAGCAATTGATCGACTTGTATGCCTGTGTCGAATGCGGCCGCTGCACAAGCATGTGTCCGGCGACCGGCACGGGGAAAATGTTGTCGCCAATGGATTTGATTTTAAAATTGCGCGACCATTTGACGGAGAAAGGGGCGGTCGTCACGTCACGCACGCCGTGGGTGCCCGCGTTCGCTTTCAAACATACAAGGGGCAATCAGCTCGCGTTCGCCGCGGCGTCGGAGCAGGCGGCGACGATCGAAATGCCAAGCTTAATCGGCGATGTCATCACCGAAGAAGAGATTTGGGCCTGTACGACGTGCCGCAACTGTGAGGACCAATGCCCGGTCATGAATGAGCATGTCGATAAAATCATCGACTTGCGCCGCTATCTTGTCCTGACGGAAGGACGGATGAACCCGGACGCGCAGCGGGCGATGACGAACATCGAACGCCAAGGCAATCCGTGGGGCTTGAACCGAAAAGAGCGGGAGAACTGGCGCGAGCTGCGCGATGATGTGCATGTGCCGACCGTCAAAGAGGCAGCGAAAGCGGGAGAGGAAATCGAGTACTTGTTCTGGGTTGGCTCGATGGGGTCGTATGACAGCCGGAGCCAAAAAATCGCCCTTGCGTTTGCCAAACTGCTGAACGAAGCGGGCGTCAAGTTTGCGATTTTAGGGAACAAAGAGAAAAACTCAGGCGATACGCCGCGCCGGTTAGGAAATGAGTTTTTGTTCCAAGAATTAGCGACGAACAACATCGCGGAATTTGAAAAAGCGGGCGTCAAGAAAATCGTGACGATCGACCCGCACGCTTACAATACGTTCAAAAATGAATACCCGGATTTCGGGTTCGAGGCCGAAGTGTATCATCATACCGAGCTGCTCGCCAAGCTCATCGAAGAAGGGCGGCTCGTGCCGAAACATCCAGTGAATGAGCGCATTACGTTCCATGACTCGTGCTATTTAGGGCGCTACAATGACGTCTATGACGCGCCAAGGAAAATTTTGCGCGCTATCCCGGGCGTCGAGCTTGTCGAAATGGAGCGCAACCGCGAACGCGCCATGTGTTGCGGCGCCGGCGGCGGCCTCATGTGGATGGAGGAGACGACCGGCAACCGGATCAACGTCGCCCGCACTGAGCAAGCGCTCGCTGTCAATCCGACGGTCATCAGCTCCGGCTGTCCGTACTGTCTGACCATGTTGTCAGACGGCACGAAGGCCAAGGAAGTGGAAGACCGCGTCTTTACGTACGATGTCGCCGAGATTTTGGCAAAATCAGTATTTGGTGAAGAAAAAGAAGAAGCGGCGTCGTAA
- a CDS encoding acetyl-CoA C-acetyltransferase encodes MGKTVIVSGARTPFGKLGGSLQALSASELGGIAVKEALARADVSAEQVDHVILGTVLQGGQGQLPSRQAMRHAGIPWHVRTETVNKVCASGMRAVTLADQLIRLGDADVVVAGGMESMSNAPYVLPKARWGLRMGDSTVKDLMVYDGLTCSFTGVHMGVYGGNTARELGITREAQDEWAYRSHMRAIAAIEAGRLAEEIVPVTIPQRKGEPLVVEHDEAPRKDTSLEALAKLPPVFDPEGTITAGNAPGVNDGAAALVLMSEERAAREGLEPLATVVAHTAIAVEAKDFPKTPGLVINELLRKTGKTVDDIALFEINEAFAAVALAAIQIAGLDPEKVNVNGGAVALGHPIGASGARIILTLIYELKRRGGGLGIAAICSGGGQGDAILVEV; translated from the coding sequence ATGGGAAAAACAGTGATTGTCAGCGGGGCGCGCACCCCGTTCGGAAAACTCGGCGGTTCTTTGCAAGCGCTGTCAGCGTCAGAACTCGGCGGCATTGCCGTGAAAGAAGCGCTTGCCCGCGCGGATGTGAGCGCGGAACAAGTCGATCATGTCATTTTAGGCACCGTCTTGCAAGGCGGACAAGGACAGCTCCCATCGCGGCAGGCGATGCGCCATGCCGGCATTCCGTGGCATGTTCGCACCGAGACGGTCAATAAAGTATGCGCATCGGGCATGCGCGCCGTGACGCTCGCGGATCAGCTCATCCGCTTAGGCGACGCCGATGTCGTTGTCGCGGGCGGGATGGAATCGATGAGCAACGCCCCGTACGTGCTGCCGAAAGCGCGCTGGGGGTTGCGAATGGGCGACAGCACGGTGAAGGATTTAATGGTGTATGATGGCTTGACATGCAGTTTTACCGGCGTCCATATGGGCGTTTATGGCGGGAATACAGCGCGTGAACTTGGCATTACACGCGAGGCGCAGGATGAGTGGGCGTACCGCAGCCATATGCGAGCCATTGCCGCCATCGAAGCCGGTCGGCTCGCGGAAGAGATCGTTCCGGTGACGATTCCGCAGCGCAAAGGAGAGCCGCTTGTCGTCGAACACGACGAGGCGCCGCGCAAAGACACGTCGCTTGAAGCGTTGGCGAAACTGCCGCCGGTGTTTGACCCGGAAGGAACGATCACTGCCGGCAACGCCCCGGGCGTCAACGACGGCGCCGCGGCGCTCGTCTTGATGAGCGAGGAGCGCGCCGCCCGCGAGGGGCTTGAGCCGCTCGCGACTGTTGTCGCCCACACCGCCATCGCCGTTGAGGCGAAAGATTTCCCAAAAACGCCGGGACTTGTCATCAACGAGCTGCTCCGCAAAACGGGAAAAACGGTCGACGACATTGCCTTGTTCGAAATAAACGAAGCGTTTGCCGCTGTTGCTCTTGCTGCGATCCAAATCGCCGGCCTTGACCCGGAAAAAGTGAACGTCAACGGCGGCGCTGTCGCCCTCGGCCACCCGATCGGCGCGAGCGGCGCACGCATCATCCTCACGCTCATTTATGAGCTGAAACGCCGCGGCGGCGGCCTCGGCATCGCCGCCATCTGCAGCGGCGGCGGCCAAGGCGACGCCATCTTGGTCGAGGTATAA
- a CDS encoding XapX domain-containing protein: protein MKEVVLSLITGIVVGFLFTLLRLPIPAPPALAGIAGIVGVYLGMRLFQWFTVFWK, encoded by the coding sequence ATGAAAGAAGTTGTACTATCGCTCATCACCGGCATCGTTGTCGGCTTTTTGTTCACCTTGCTTCGGTTGCCGATTCCCGCTCCCCCGGCGTTGGCCGGCATCGCCGGCATCGTCGGGGTGTATCTCGGCATGCGGTTGTTTCAATGGTTCACGGTGTTTTGGAAGTAA